The region GACCTTGATGCGGCTCGATTGACCCGAGAGGCCAATTGCCTTCTGGGTCACCGCGCCGCCGGGATCCGCGTTGAGCCCCGGATATTCATTAAAGATATCGAGACGGATATCGGCCGCGGGAAACTGCTTGCGGGCCTTGCTGACGATCGCACCGGTGCTTTCGAACAGCCGGTCCAGGATCTCTTTCGGATCGTCTTCGGCGATGTTCCTGATCTCGAACAGCATCTCGCAGGCGTCCGGCACGATGTTGAGCGCCGTGCCGCCCTTGATCACCCCGGCATGAAGCGTGGTGAACGGCACGTCGTAGTCTGCATCGCGGGCGCCGATCCGTTCGATGTCGGCCTGTATCGCGCGGATTTCCGTGAGCAAGTCTGAGGCAAGATGGATGGCGTTGAGCCCGGTCGGGGCAAGGGCCGAGTGCGCGGCCTGCCCGCAACAAGCCGCGCGAATACCCGTCTTGCCCTTGTGTCCAGTCGCCACCTGCATTCCGGTCGGCTCGCCGATAAGTACCCATTCCGGACGGATGCCGGCTCCCGCGAGCTCCAGGAGCATCGGACGGACACCGACGCAGCCAATTTCCTCATCATAGGAGAGCGCCAGATGCAGCGGCCTTGCCAGATCCGCCCGCGCGGCAGCCAGAAAGGATTCAATCGCGCAAGCAATAAAACCCTTCATATCTGCCGCGCCGCGTCCGAAGAACC is a window of Sinorhizobium sp. BG8 DNA encoding:
- the argE gene encoding acetylornithine deacetylase; translation: MDKALAILDKLISFPTVSRDGNLELIRYAASLLEGAGIEARLFPGEGGDRASLFATVGPKGTGGVVLSGHTDVVPVEGQAWSSDPFRMAERDSRFFGRGAADMKGFIACAIESFLAAARADLARPLHLALSYDEEIGCVGVRPMLLELAGAGIRPEWVLIGEPTGMQVATGHKGKTGIRAACCGQAAHSALAPTGLNAIHLASDLLTEIRAIQADIERIGARDADYDVPFTTLHAGVIKGGTALNIVPDACEMLFEIRNIAEDDPKEILDRLFESTGAIVSKARKQFPAADIRLDIFNEYPGLNADPGGAVTQKAIGLSGQSSRIKVAFGTEGGLFESSLGTTAVVCGPGSMEQGHKPDEFVSRDQLQQCRAMLARLTGAMAA